tacgtatacacatcatacaatagATGGCCACGTCGATAGCATACGGTTGATCAAATTCTCTTTGTCTGTTGCTTGTACACATACTCATATAAAAACTAATTTGACAACACACTTCATCAGCATGGATAGAATGTATGGGcataacataattatctatatataccggtagttatatatagataggtataccggtaggtatatatatatgctcaacgccaaattaaaaccctagatttaatggaaatcgctaaattttaactcgccaaaatttaactttcagttttcatgaccaaatcgccaaattttatgaccgctaaaatttcccgctatacggtattTATCCTATGATGTCCGTATATCTTGTTTCTAATTTTTCTCGGTTCTCGAGTTCGATTCCTTTTACgtattgatatttacaaaaatcAAACAACTGAGAAGTTCCATATAATCAATTAAGTAATTATCGAGTGATGGATATTAAACTTCTCCATGTAATGAAATAATTGATACAGTTATTGTTGAGTAATGGGTATTAAACTGTGTAATTATGTGATAGATAAAGTAATTGTCGAGGTATGAGTATATAACTATGTAGTTAAGTGATGGATACCGTAATTGTCCTGCAATGAGTATAAAACCATGGTCTCACTCAACGTGTTATGTTATGTAGATTTGTTATAACTGCCTCGTTATAAACTTTGAGAACGTGATATACCCTAGATTTCATATAAATGTAAAGCTCGGTTGTTAGCCCTATTATCTCTTTCTGGAAACAATTCTTCTGTAATTACTTCGTTTATATTCTGGTCAGGTTTGTTGTCTCTTAATAATTTGACATAATAAACAATCACTCTGGAAACGTTGCAACGTATTGTTAActaaacacatgtatatttacctgttcaCCACCTCGTAATTAACGCTTTGATGTAAACGTTCTGTGGATTAAAAAGTGATCATTAATGTAACGGGTAATTCCATGTGATAATTTGGTTGATAATCAATGATTCATGATAAACaagaaaaatgaataaataaaatgaaataaaaaataccaaTACAGACTGACTGACTGGCGTTTCATTAATAAAGTGGCgacaacattttatttgtacattcGAAAAATAAGAGGCCCCGTTGGCCTGTTTCGCTCTTCAGCAAAGCATGCTGCAGACCTATTGTCAGGTCTTTGGGTCTCTTGACTCTTGAGAAGTAGTCGTTTGAATGAAAAAGGTGATGACGACAAACGACAGAGGCGCAcaacggcataagctcactagGCCATCTTATTATGAAAAACACACTAGTCATATTTAGTATGTCTAAAGTGAACAAGATGATGACATCTTTTTTCCTTCATAACAATCGTACCATAATATTTCGCATTAgcattatacatttatacatttatttattatttcgtTAACTTTGTATTtccttatataagatataattagGTATGTGTAATTCTGAGGATATCAGTAACAACTTTATCTCTTTCAAATAACCTTAAGTCTCAGAGGCTTTAAACAGCGTCACCGGTTACACAAACACTAGGCAACCATACCGCATTACAAAATATCCGATATCTACATGATAATGCACTTTACCTGCAGTTCTAAGCAATTTACCGGACTCATTGATAGTTGCTATGCAGATTCCTTCTGCTTTACCTTACTTTTGGTCATGACCATCAATGGTGAAACAAAGAACTGgataaacagctgtattatcAAGTTTCATATTCACAATATTTCATACTCTGTATTTTTGACATAGCTTAATCAAATGTGTAATTTGGTGTCTTTGATAAATTATACCAACAAGTAAATCGTCGTTACCTTTATATTCTAATACTTTACGACAGAGGAAGGCAACAATGATACTGAGGACGACAGTCGCCATGATGAATATAACAGCGACGATGATCCAGGGTGTGACGTCATCTGTTCAGGAAGTAAACACATTTGCTATCGTTGAATGGTCATAACACATCCGCATTGTGATCGGTAATTGGTAATTCCTTTCGGTCtaaattcatcaaaatttcTGGAGGGTCGCCAAAAGTGAAACTAATTTActaatgtattacaatgttaacATCTTATCAAAGTTTCACGGCAGCTTGCTCACTTTGTGTCACTGTTTGTATAGTAAGTTTGCGACTTTACATGGTAATTGCCTGATCATGTATTGTataaatcaaaatgtatagatacACTTCAATACCTACATCTTTCAATGGATTTGTACGTTATTAATGGAAATGGATGAACCTTTAGTTGTTACAGTAACCTCAGTACGTAATCTGTTATGGTTGATTGGTAATTATCTACTTCAAATGTTTGAGTAAGAAGACAGAAAACAGATACTAACAGTTTATTTTGGAGGCATTATTATAATCGATTTTAACGCCTGAATTAAAAATGGAGCAAAACCTACCTGTATTTGGAGCCAAAGCAGGCGTCGTAGTTGTAGGTTCGTCTACAAATAAATACCAcgcatacatttgtataaagtaATATTGTACAACGGTATATCtttgtgtgatatagataatgTTGTGTATCACATCGCAAATAAACGTGTTTTGTTTCGTCATTTATAGACTTTGTATAGCATTAAGTCATTCAAGAATCTATTGTGATAATTTAAAGCTAGTATTGATCAAATTTAATTTAAGATAATTTCTGAAATTCCCTGTCATGAAGTTCCTTTCGTTCTTTATTATCAAAAGATCGCAAAACGTGAAACTTATTTAATGCCCATATAAAATATAGCCTCTGTAGAATACCGACATTTACACAGGTTTTTGATAAAACTGGTCGTCTACACATGTACTACAATGTGAACTTCTTATCAAACTTTCTCTGCAGCTTGATTAAATGATATTATTCTTGTATGTTTAACAAGAGTACAAATGTATGACAAAAACGTTTGTCTTATTCTCTGCGATAAGTATGGATATAATGATATGCTTATTTAGttttaatgatgatgatgatgatgatgatgatgatgatgatgatgattttttgTGCACGGTTAATGCATGGGAAGATTAATTGAAACTCCTAAAACCCATTGCAACAGGGTTCATGATTTAAGTATCTTCGTAAAAGTCTGTAACTTAGGAACATTGGTGAAACCATAGAATAATGATAACGATAAATATTCCGTGAAAATATTTAGCCATGAATAAATGAATGCGTGAATGAAATGAATTAATATATGTAACAGATAGATGAAATAAATGGATGAATGAAATGTGGCGAAAGCTAGCCCTAATGTGTGAGGacaattttgtattgtttgtgtcttaatttaaatgataatttgaCTGCCgtaaatcataaaaaaattgaaacaagaTTCCTTGTGATtttagaaaattatttcaaacttAAGATAACACATATCACTTAAGAATAGTATCTATCGATTTAAACTaccaattgtttttttttaaatcattaagtgttttattttgtcaatCAGATTTCTTTGAAGTCATGTTTGATCCTTACATCTTCTGATGGATTTGTATGCTATGAGTGAAGCTGGATTTGAGCCACACACAGTTCCAGTGAACGGTTCACACATAAACGTGGTGTTGGTGTCGTCATTTGTCACATTGTAGGTAAGTGTACTGGTACGTTGGTAGTTACACCCGGACTGTATCAAACCGTTATCATTCTGATTAATGTCAGCTGCAGTCGGGTAACCCTAGAAACCAGAAACCAACACTGtctgtttttatcattttaaatcataattttgTATGGAAAGGGGAAAAGGACAAATTTTCCGTTTCCAT
This genomic stretch from Pecten maximus chromosome 13, xPecMax1.1, whole genome shotgun sequence harbors:
- the LOC117341379 gene encoding uncharacterized protein LOC117341379 isoform X2, which gives rise to MTTCNDGGAYKCNMGVTLTGGSGGIGDAEKYVTAKVQPISTNDMTVFPFPNVESVYYSVGSSVTFTCTGTVGSDKKTHTWCYKRVTDQGYTGYPTAADINQNDNGLIQSGCNYQRTSTLTYNVTNDDTNTTFMCEPFTGTVCGSNPASLIAYKSIRRYEPTTTTPALAPNTDDVTPWIIVAVIFIMATVVLSIIVAFLCRKVLEYKERLHQSVNYEVVNRGLSRNDEHVYNTTDNYEIPQI